The proteins below are encoded in one region of Vespula pensylvanica isolate Volc-1 chromosome 4, ASM1446617v1, whole genome shotgun sequence:
- the LOC122628335 gene encoding E3 ubiquitin-protein ligase MARCHF6 isoform X3, giving the protein MTEDMLGTDICRVCRSEGFADRPLFHPCICTGSIKWIHQECLVQWMRYSRKEYCELCGYRFSFTPIYSPDMPRRLPLRDVIGGLFSSIVTAVKYWLHYTLVAIAWLGVVPLTACRTYRALFSGPLDLVRIMSLPMDMLSAENISTDVFHGCFVVTCTLFAFIGLVWLREQILHAGGPDWLERDNIHLPPIDNPPQVAPAAAVQQIQEQQEGEPNQEDLVNIEANIAHPLYHELGDNNLINDARMEEIEGLRRDAEPQIPHREELNVGAEHQNPAVADGWRGQVQVQGEGEAEEANWNPMDWDRPAEELTWERLLGLDGSLVFLEHVFWVVSLNTLFIMVFAFCPYHIGHFAIAGLKLQEHAAASHFEGLVTTLCGYCVIGVCLVVFHTLAALLGFQQSQRILGLCYVIVKVSLLSVIEIGVLPLVCGWWLDICSLAMFDATLRDRETSFSLAPGTSMFLHWLLGMIYIYYFASFILLLREVLRPGVLWFLRNLNDPDFSPIQEMIHLPILRHVRRLVASAIIFGTAILLMLWLPIKLLRWAWPGFLPYTVIVQSEAQVNELSLELLLLQVILPALLEQSHTRTWLKALIRGWCRVVAWMLDLQSYLLSDQAEEPGPAVHEEPQHPDLGAAHQALMQRENPTGFQPYIRPLWFPARLIGLLFCVCISLVIAGLIAMTLPAWLGRRVMAVWMVGAPAPSPPVLPPALIGSDGNESMTALFGRVHELYTVACGTYICWVAVRGLALAFSWLPRGRRAILDRVKHWVILGMKALVASVLLVGVIPLLFGLLLELVVVVPLRVPLEQNPVPFIWQDWALGVLYTKIATALTMMGPDWRIRLAIERAYNEGIREMDLRFIITELAAPVICCFGLALAVPYAVAYGIVPLLVTNLQTQILIARRLYPFLLLVSLVCIVICFQIRQFKKLYEHIKNDKYLVGQRLVNYEHRNKPQSPQSQRSS; this is encoded by the exons ATGACGGAGGACATGTTAGGTACAGATATCTGCCGGGTTTGCCGGTCAGAAGGTTTTGCAGATAGACCTCTTTTTCATCCATGTATTTGCACTGGTAGTATTAAATGGATTCATCAAGAATGTCTAGTACAGTGGATGCGATATTCTCGAAAAGAATATTGCGAACTCTGTGGATACCGTTTTTCATTTACACCTATATATAGTCCAGACATGCCACGACGTTTACCATTAAGAGACGTTATTGGTGGTTTATTTTCAAGTATTGTCACTGCTGTAAAATATTGGCTACATTATACCTTAGTAGCTATAGCATGGCTTGGAGTTGTTCCGTTAACAGCTTGTCGGACATATAGAGCTCTATTCAGTGGACCTCTTGATCTAGTTAGA ATAATGTCGTTACCAATGGATATGCTATCTGCAGAAAATATATCAACAGATGTGTTTCATGGTTGCTTTGTAGTAACTTGTACATTATTTGCATTCATTGGCTTGGTATGGTTACGAGAACAAATCTTACATGCTGGCGGCCCAGATTggttagaaagagataatattcATTTACCTCCAATTGATAATCCACCACAAGTAGCACCTGCAGCAGCAGTTCAACAAATTCAAGAACAACAG GAGGGTGAACCAAATCAGGAAG ATTTAGTAAATATAGAAGCAAATATAGCACATCCTTTATATCATGAATTAGGGGATAACAACCTAATAAATGATGCCAGAatggaagaaatagaaggtTTAAGAAGAGATGCAGAACCACAAATTCCTCATAGAGAAGAATTGAATGTGGGTGCTGAACATCAAAATCCTGCAGTTGCTGATGGTTGGAGAGGTCAAGTACAAGTTCAAGGTGAaggagaagcagaagaagcCAATTGGAATCCCATGGACTGGGATAGACCAGCAGAAGAATTAACTTGGGAACGTCTATTAGGATTGGATGGATCACTCGTATTTTTAGAACATGTCTTCTGGGTTGTATctttaaatacattatttattatg GTATTTGCTTTCTGTCCTTATCATATTGGACATTTTGCTATAGCAGGATTAAAATTACAAGAACATGCTGCAGCTTCTCATTTTGAAGGATTAGTAACTACATTGTGTGGTTATTGCGTCATTGGAGTGTGTTTAGTCGTTTTTCACACTCTTGCAGCCTTATTAGGTTTTCAACAATCTCAAAGAATTCTAGGACTCTGTTATGTCATAGTAAAAGTTTCTCTATTGTCGGTAATTGAAATTGGTGTGCTTCCATTAGTTTGTGGCTGGTGGTTGGACATATGCTCATTAGCAATGTTTGATGCAACACTACGAGATAGAGAAACTTCATTTAGCCTTGCTCCTGGCACTTCTATGTTTCTTCACTGGTTATTAGGAatgatttacatatattattttgcatcATTTATACTCCTTTTACGAGAAGTTTTACGACCCGGAGTACTTTGGTTTTTGAGAAATTTAAATGATCCGGACTTTTCTCCAATACAAGAGATGATACATCTTCCAATTTTGAGACACGTACGAAGACTTGTTGCATCTGCAATAATTTTTGGTACAGCTATTTTATTAATGCTGTGGTTACCAATAAAGTTATTGAGATGGGCTTGGCCAGGATTTTTGCCATATACAGTCATTGTTCAAAGCGAAGCTCAG gTAAATGAGCTATCTTTAGAATTACTTTTACTACAAGTCATTCTTCCTGCACTCTTGGAACAGTCTCATACACGCACATGGTTAAAAGCTCTTATTAGAGGATGGTGTCGAGTTGTTGCATGGATGCTAGATCTTCAATCATATCTATTAAGTGATCAAGCGGAGGAACCAGGTCCAGCTGTTCACGAGGAACCACAACATCCAGATTTGGGAGCAGCTCATCAAGCACTAATGCAAAGAGAAAATCCAACGGGTTTCCAACCATATATTAGACCTCTATGGTTTCCTGCTCGCTTGATTGGTCTTCTATTTTGTGTTTGCATTTCACTCGTTATAGCTGGTTTAATTGCTATGACTCTTCCAGCTTGGTTAGGACGAAGAGTAATGGCAGTATGGATGGTTGGAGCACCTGCACCATCACCGCCTGTATTGCCACCTGCATTAATTGGATCtg ATGGAAATGAAAGTATGACTGCTTTATTTGGAAGAGTACACGAATTATATACAGTTGCCTGtggaacatatatatgttggGTTGCAGTACGAGGTTTGGCATTAGCATTTTCATGGCTACCGCGTGGTCGTAGGGCCATCCTTGATAGAGTGAAGCACTGGGTTATTTTAGGAATGAAAGCTTTAGTTGCATCTGTTTTGCTTGTTGGTGTTATTCCATTATTATTTGGTCTTCTTCTTGAAttggttgttgttgttccATTGCGGGTACCTTTAGAACAAAATCCAGTTCCTTTTATATGGCAAGATTGGGCATTGGGAGttctatatacaaaaatagCAACTGCTCTGACTATGATGGGCCCTGATTGGAGAATACGTTTAGCGATTGAAAGAGCATATAATGAAGGAATAAGAGAAATGGATTtaagatttataattacagAATTAGCAGCACCAGTTATATGTTGTTTTGGTCTTGCCCTTGCTGTTCCTTATGCAGTGGCCTATGGAATAGTGCCACTGCTTGTTACCAATCTTCAAACACAGATACTTATTGCTAGACGTTTGTACCCTTTCTTACTTCTAGTAAGTTTGGTTTGTATAGTCATTTGCTTTCAGATACGtcaatttaagaaattatatgaacatattaaaaatgacaAGTATCTTGTGGGTCAGAGACTTGTAAATTATGAACATCGCAATAAACCGCAGTCTCCGCAATCACAAAGATCAAGCTAA